A single region of the Thermodesulfatator indicus DSM 15286 genome encodes:
- the dnaA gene encoding chromosomal replication initiator protein DnaA, producing MEKLWGSILEILRELLPEASFKVWIKPLKYLGLKGNKILIACPNQFSLEWIKENYLPLFEEALKKQRLSLEFEFKVVEENSNNSVIQGELPYDPTRLLGRKLSGRFTFEEFVVGECNRLAYATCWALANKNPKSSIIYLCAGTGLGKSHLSQAIGNYLLKNPGKGGKICYLTAQDFTAHLVRALRQDRLDEFKEKLRKGLEILMLEEVHHFAGKDFTQQELALTLDYLYDAGKIVVFTANRPPQEIERIDDSLRSRFQAGAIVRINPPDYQTRINIIRRKAEKQGIKLNEEVIDYLAQNLRGDIRQIESAIVGLVARSSLLQEPITLSLAQELVQEITPQIPSLTKDFIIDLVCRYFKVSKEDLTSKKRQRKITFSRQVAMYLCRRFTDESLQSIGKLFNKDHATVVYAIKNINKKLSLPGPTKYQIEYLCREIEEYLQPTKLINKEEITADTGQAVSGNPRRLKSL from the coding sequence ATGGAAAAATTATGGGGAAGCATACTGGAAATTTTACGTGAACTGCTTCCTGAAGCCAGTTTTAAGGTATGGATCAAGCCCCTTAAATATTTGGGGTTAAAAGGAAACAAGATCTTAATTGCCTGTCCCAATCAATTCAGTTTAGAATGGATTAAAGAAAATTATTTGCCCCTTTTCGAAGAAGCCCTTAAAAAACAAAGGCTTTCTCTTGAATTTGAATTCAAAGTAGTAGAAGAAAATTCTAATAACTCGGTAATCCAAGGAGAGTTACCCTACGACCCTACCCGTCTTTTAGGAAGAAAGTTATCAGGGCGTTTTACTTTCGAAGAATTTGTAGTGGGAGAATGCAACCGTCTGGCCTATGCTACTTGCTGGGCTCTTGCTAATAAAAATCCTAAAAGTTCTATTATTTATCTTTGCGCTGGAACAGGTCTTGGCAAAAGTCATTTAAGCCAGGCAATTGGAAATTATCTTCTAAAAAATCCTGGAAAGGGTGGTAAGATTTGCTACCTTACCGCCCAAGATTTTACTGCTCATCTAGTTAGAGCTTTACGACAGGACCGTTTAGACGAGTTTAAAGAAAAGCTCCGCAAAGGCCTAGAGATTCTCATGCTGGAAGAAGTACACCATTTTGCTGGGAAAGATTTTACCCAACAAGAACTAGCCTTAACTTTAGACTATCTTTATGATGCTGGGAAAATAGTGGTTTTTACGGCCAATCGTCCACCTCAAGAAATAGAACGCATCGATGACAGCTTGCGCAGCCGTTTTCAAGCAGGGGCTATTGTCCGCATAAATCCTCCTGATTATCAGACAAGGATAAATATCATCAGACGCAAAGCCGAAAAACAAGGTATCAAACTCAATGAAGAAGTTATAGACTATCTTGCCCAAAATTTACGAGGCGATATTCGCCAGATAGAAAGTGCTATCGTAGGGCTGGTAGCCCGTTCAAGTCTCCTTCAGGAACCCATAACCCTTTCTCTGGCTCAAGAACTGGTCCAAGAAATAACTCCTCAGATCCCTTCCCTCACTAAGGACTTTATAATTGACCTTGTATGCCGTTATTTCAAAGTAAGCAAAGAAGACCTGACTTCCAAAAAAAGACAGCGCAAGATCACGTTTTCGCGCCAGGTAGCCATGTATCTGTGTCGTCGTTTTACCGATGAAAGTCTGCAATCCATAGGGAAGTTATTTAATAAAGACCACGCCACAGTGGTTTACGCCATCAAAAACATAAACAAAAAATTGAGCCTCCCTGGCCCAACTAAATATCAAATTGAGTACCTTTGCCGTGAAATTGAAGAATACTTACAACCCACTAAGCTCATCAATAAGGAAGAAATTACGGCAGATACTGGGCAAGCGGTTTCTGGAAACCCAAGAAGACTTAAGAGCCTATAG
- a CDS encoding FAD-binding oxidoreductase: protein MKLKNTYNPLSSSIRKKLRQILGKRFLETQEDLRAYSVDASPHSFLPEAVALPESAEEIAQILRLAQKEKFPVIPRGAGTSTTGATLAVKGGLVISLLRLNRILEINREDLVAVVEPGVFTGDFKRAVEEVGLFYPPDPASYEFSTIGGNVACGAGGPKGLKYGTTKDYVLGLEVVTARGEIIFCGRRTMKGVVGYDLVHLFTGSEGTLGVITKLILKLIPKPPCQATLALWLEDTEKAAKAFLEILKAKLFPATAELLDDTTLLAVKRFLEKEILRAQALLLLEFDGAKKQVEEDLLQAQKILKNFGLKLEVATSKQEREKLWRARRLISPALKKIAPGKLADDVVLPRSKVPEFLSFAKNTGEKYGLTVACFGHLGDGNIHVNILFEKNDEIKAQKVRVEILNKVLDLCGTISGEHGIGLTKKGFLPKELSPEVLSLMKGIKQVFDPHNILNPEKIF, encoded by the coding sequence GTGAAATTGAAGAATACTTACAACCCACTAAGCTCATCAATAAGGAAGAAATTACGGCAGATACTGGGCAAGCGGTTTCTGGAAACCCAAGAAGACTTAAGAGCCTATAGTGTTGATGCTTCTCCTCATAGCTTTCTTCCAGAAGCCGTAGCCTTGCCCGAGAGTGCCGAAGAAATAGCCCAAATTCTACGCCTGGCCCAGAAAGAAAAATTTCCTGTTATACCTAGGGGAGCAGGCACTTCCACTACTGGAGCCACTCTCGCGGTAAAAGGGGGGCTAGTCATTTCACTTTTGCGCCTTAACCGCATTCTCGAAATTAATCGAGAAGACCTGGTCGCCGTAGTAGAGCCAGGTGTTTTTACCGGAGACTTTAAACGAGCAGTAGAAGAGGTAGGGCTCTTTTACCCGCCAGACCCGGCCAGTTATGAGTTTTCAACTATTGGTGGAAACGTAGCTTGCGGTGCAGGAGGCCCCAAAGGCCTTAAATACGGTACCACTAAAGACTATGTGTTAGGCCTTGAGGTGGTAACCGCTAGAGGAGAAATAATCTTTTGTGGCCGACGGACTATGAAGGGTGTGGTTGGATATGACCTGGTACACCTTTTTACCGGCTCTGAGGGAACCCTCGGAGTTATAACCAAGCTTATACTCAAATTAATCCCTAAACCTCCCTGCCAAGCTACTTTGGCCCTGTGGCTGGAAGACACTGAAAAAGCAGCTAAGGCCTTTCTGGAAATATTAAAGGCGAAACTTTTTCCCGCTACCGCTGAACTTTTAGATGATACTACCTTATTGGCCGTGAAAAGATTTCTTGAAAAAGAAATTCTCCGGGCGCAAGCCCTTCTTTTGCTAGAGTTTGACGGGGCTAAAAAACAAGTAGAAGAAGATCTACTACAAGCGCAAAAAATTTTAAAAAACTTTGGACTAAAACTTGAAGTGGCCACATCTAAGCAAGAAAGAGAAAAACTCTGGCGAGCGCGCCGTTTAATCTCCCCTGCCCTAAAAAAAATAGCGCCAGGTAAACTGGCTGACGATGTAGTCCTTCCCAGGAGTAAAGTACCTGAATTTTTAAGTTTTGCTAAAAATACAGGGGAAAAATATGGTCTTACAGTAGCTTGTTTTGGCCATCTAGGTGACGGCAATATCCATGTAAACATACTTTTTGAAAAAAATGACGAAATTAAAGCCCAAAAAGTACGTGTGGAAATATTAAATAAAGTACTTGATCTTTGTGGGACCATCTCCGGTGAACACGGAATAGGCCTTACCAAAAAAGGTTTTTTACCCAAAGAACTTTCACCGGAGGTGCTTTCTCTAATGAAGGGAATCAAGCAGGTTTTTGATCCGCATAATATTTTGAATCCAGAGAAGATTTTTTAG
- a CDS encoding TonB-dependent receptor plug domain-containing protein, translating to MASGKVFAQELVFDEETFKKIASVIRHETIFSKEPGTLSTLTAQDLEILNPQDLTWVLRYLPGVLLNYTSPSYANIMFRGATGVFPPIQVLLDGRPYTIEAIGITVWPFLLIDPSEIERIELISTPASVYFGSNALTGAINIVTKPPEDIHKNSIQTSLGTQSYFKTAGIFKKYIKPWHVYAFVGQEKVDDFHSSNLSMRRCMARTSLSRITRLGTLRFDIGFYSGELKNLYILRNLSESFGLFDFGIDTDDVHHWGARLALEGPTYFIRFSNYQADGELVITNTLNQPIKYKQKDYLLEAEKYLYFYKQRLTIGFNLQQVNTDTDFIKDSDETRFALFAEDLIKLNKKIDLNLGARINYHPLTNFYFSPRASFVFSLRPNIKLRYTYTRSFGNPILYYTSINLKNYPIKIPNYPIDFKLTIEPTKKPEYIKQDAHEVSLLIKKKKHSLLLSMFNYYIKDYPYQKIEQINQITGTINVSSGYLKRKIKGFSIEYQYHIFNNFSLRTNYEYTDVKNLTTNRKEKIFPRHLISGLILYKRKKFSGFIGVNYISKREDSNVKIGDIFYLDTGINFKLSKKFSVSIQGLNILNCQEKNDIFGKELERRLFLNLKYQW from the coding sequence TTGGCCTCAGGGAAGGTTTTCGCTCAAGAACTAGTCTTTGATGAAGAAACTTTTAAAAAAATAGCTTCTGTAATTAGACACGAAACTATATTCTCTAAAGAGCCAGGCACTTTATCTACCTTAACTGCTCAGGACCTTGAAATACTAAATCCACAGGATCTCACCTGGGTATTACGTTATCTCCCAGGAGTACTGCTAAATTATACTTCTCCTAGTTACGCCAATATAATGTTTAGGGGGGCTACTGGTGTTTTCCCTCCCATTCAGGTATTGCTTGATGGAAGGCCTTACACCATTGAAGCCATAGGCATAACGGTCTGGCCTTTTTTACTGATCGATCCCTCAGAAATAGAACGCATAGAGCTTATCAGCACACCAGCTTCAGTCTATTTTGGCTCAAACGCCCTCACTGGGGCCATAAATATTGTAACTAAACCCCCTGAAGATATACATAAAAATTCCATACAGACCTCTTTAGGAACCCAATCTTACTTTAAAACCGCAGGAATATTTAAGAAATATATAAAGCCCTGGCATGTATATGCTTTTGTTGGCCAAGAAAAAGTAGATGACTTTCATTCCTCAAATCTTTCTATGAGAAGATGTATGGCAAGAACTTCTCTTTCTCGAATCACAAGATTGGGAACGCTTAGATTTGACATTGGTTTTTATAGCGGTGAATTAAAAAATCTTTATATATTGAGAAATCTTTCAGAAAGTTTTGGTCTTTTTGATTTTGGTATAGATACTGATGATGTTCATCATTGGGGAGCGCGCCTTGCTTTAGAAGGCCCAACTTACTTTATAAGATTTTCAAATTATCAGGCCGATGGGGAATTGGTAATAACAAATACTTTGAATCAACCCATAAAATATAAACAGAAAGACTATTTATTAGAAGCTGAGAAATATTTATACTTTTACAAACAACGCTTAACAATAGGCTTTAACCTTCAGCAGGTAAATACAGACACTGATTTTATAAAAGATAGTGATGAAACAAGGTTTGCCCTTTTTGCCGAAGATTTAATAAAACTAAATAAAAAGATAGATTTAAATTTAGGAGCTAGAATTAATTATCATCCTTTAACAAATTTTTATTTTTCACCTAGAGCATCCTTTGTTTTTAGTCTTAGACCAAATATAAAATTACGTTATACCTATACCAGAAGCTTCGGAAATCCAATTCTATACTATACAAGTATAAACCTTAAAAACTATCCCATAAAAATTCCTAATTATCCAATAGACTTCAAACTTACTATTGAGCCTACTAAAAAACCAGAATATATTAAACAAGATGCCCATGAGGTAAGCCTATTAATCAAAAAGAAAAAGCATAGCTTATTGCTTTCTATGTTTAACTATTATATAAAAGACTACCCATATCAAAAAATTGAACAAATTAATCAGATAACTGGAACAATCAATGTTAGTTCAGGATACCTCAAAAGAAAAATAAAAGGTTTTAGCATCGAATACCAATATCATATATTTAACAATTTTAGCCTTAGAACAAACTACGAATATACTGATGTGAAAAATTTGACTACTAATAGAAAAGAAAAAATATTTCCAAGACATTTAATCTCAGGCTTAATTCTCTATAAAAGAAAAAAATTTAGCGGTTTTATTGGAGTAAATTATATTAGCAAAAGAGAAGACTCAAACGTAAAAATAGGAGATATTTTTTATTTAGATACAGGAATAAATTTTAAATTAAGTAAAAAATTTTCAGTAAGTATACAGGGCCTTAATATTTTAAATTGTCAAGAAAAAAACGACATCTTTGGTAAAGAATTAGAAAGACGTCTATTTTTAAACCTAAAATATCAATGGTAA
- a CDS encoding ABC transporter substrate binding protein — translation MVKKRQLIITIIAIIIFLSKNTHADIIIISSSKIYYKQAIELFLKELEAKKIETSKVEIVYDNFKNFYIKDDSFIISLGGDLTKKILRKNYKKIFFFMTADADLYDLSLKINNSKSDKKISGIFYLPEIKKRLEVLKEIFNSNIIISILHSKSSLFYAKKIKSEADKLGIKVILIEANKENFTTKIEEAFSKGNIFWMIPDESIYNQTTIKLILISAVKKGIPVISFSPVFIDIGAFMSYQIDINDYIKEAAETFLKCYQKDICEIKFTKNFKIIINKNLAKFWNIKIKLKSNFFILK, via the coding sequence ATGGTAAAAAAAAGACAATTAATCATAACAATTATAGCAATAATAATTTTTCTATCAAAAAATACTCACGCTGATATAATAATTATTTCATCATCTAAAATATACTATAAACAGGCAATCGAACTCTTTTTAAAAGAATTAGAGGCAAAAAAAATAGAAACCTCTAAAGTAGAGATAGTATACGATAATTTTAAAAACTTTTATATTAAAGATGATAGCTTTATAATCTCCTTGGGTGGCGATCTTACCAAAAAAATATTGAGAAAAAACTATAAAAAAATATTCTTTTTTATGACTGCTGATGCAGATTTATATGATTTAAGTTTAAAGATTAATAACAGCAAATCTGATAAAAAAATTTCTGGAATTTTTTATTTACCAGAGATAAAAAAAAGACTAGAAGTTTTAAAAGAAATTTTCAACAGCAATATCATTATTTCTATCCTTCATAGCAAATCATCTTTATTTTATGCCAAAAAGATAAAAAGTGAAGCAGACAAATTAGGAATTAAAGTAATATTAATTGAAGCAAACAAAGAAAATTTTACAACTAAAATAGAAGAAGCTTTTAGTAAAGGTAATATATTCTGGATGATTCCTGATGAGTCTATTTATAATCAAACTACTATAAAGTTAATACTGATATCAGCTGTTAAAAAAGGTATCCCTGTTATAAGCTTTTCTCCTGTTTTTATAGATATTGGTGCATTTATGAGCTATCAAATAGACATAAATGATTATATAAAAGAAGCTGCAGAAACATTTCTAAAATGTTACCAAAAAGATATTTGTGAAATAAAATTTACTAAAAACTTTAAAATAATAATCAATAAAAACTTAGCAAAATTTTGGAATATTAAAATAAAACTAAAATCCAACTTCTTTATCTTAAAATAA